One Gloeobacter morelensis MG652769 DNA window includes the following coding sequences:
- a CDS encoding Tic22 family protein, producing the protein MKRWVQGLAAVLVSATVWSPEASALTQEQIIEKLKPVVLFTVATADGKPLLSLPPDGSKGPLVAGVYFSPQDAEAFVAAFKKKDAARGAQLRVQPVSLGNLYRLRLESRGSEEEVTLAFFANRTEVEWALSLLQAAGRKPEDLQGAPLFAATVNSGKKQYLTLQQNNRTVVPVYFTKQDVTAFVDRYRRQQTNPSAPVTVEVLDLEGILEALQEPTDAQIEKVMLVTPRASLDYVRSPSDSPAPAAQPPRSTPAEGLAPSADPH; encoded by the coding sequence ATGAAGCGCTGGGTGCAGGGATTGGCGGCCGTCCTGGTGAGTGCAACCGTCTGGAGTCCAGAAGCTTCGGCGCTCACCCAGGAACAGATCATCGAAAAGCTCAAGCCGGTGGTGCTCTTTACTGTCGCCACCGCCGACGGCAAACCGCTGTTGTCGCTGCCGCCGGACGGCTCCAAAGGGCCGCTGGTAGCCGGGGTCTATTTCTCCCCCCAGGACGCCGAGGCGTTCGTCGCCGCGTTCAAGAAAAAAGACGCCGCCCGCGGCGCCCAGTTGCGCGTACAGCCGGTTTCGCTTGGCAACCTCTACCGGCTGCGCCTTGAAAGCCGCGGCAGCGAGGAGGAAGTCACCCTCGCCTTCTTCGCAAACCGCACCGAAGTCGAGTGGGCGCTGTCGCTGTTGCAAGCCGCCGGGCGCAAACCCGAAGATTTGCAAGGGGCGCCGCTGTTTGCCGCCACGGTCAACTCGGGCAAAAAGCAGTACCTGACCCTCCAGCAAAACAACCGCACCGTCGTACCGGTGTACTTCACCAAACAGGATGTGACGGCCTTTGTCGACCGATACCGCCGCCAGCAAACCAACCCGAGCGCCCCCGTCACCGTGGAAGTGCTCGATCTCGAAGGCATTCTGGAAGCACTGCAAGAACCCACCGACGCCCAGATCGAAAAAGTGATGCTCGTCACCCCCAGAGCTTCCCTCGACTATGTCCGCTCCCCATCCGACAGCCCAGCTCCGGCGGCGCAACCGCCCAGGTCCACTCCCGCCGAGGGTCTCGCCCCGAGCGCGGACCCGCACTAA
- a CDS encoding DUF6745 domain-containing protein, with protein sequence MGNETGERPIRLESLTPDQEALISVYCEKWRRIALRCEPLNRQAACEAVRAIYALADLGEPEIVFCPSPYAATQTEIFQSGSEVPQAGTLWHRLSWALGDELARRMRRRYVERLRKQLEDNLKKHLAGQVWRSLENQLVATLDARVWGLSANSISPEGWTALCCYFDYCHTVLGCPHDRNQWQTFCAVVQSCGWLFPYRRVCLVSERPVSLHLDGRERLHAEGAPALRFADGFEIYSWHGVTLPESYGRVPPAEWRPHWILEENDAELRRVLIEGIGYERICRQLQARPLDRWQEYSLLKVEHIDVEPVYLLQTGCPGTGAVQVLRVPPEFTTARTAARWANGGSDPEEFLVQT encoded by the coding sequence ATGGGCAACGAGACCGGCGAGCGGCCGATCCGGCTGGAGAGTCTGACTCCCGACCAGGAAGCCTTGATCTCGGTGTACTGCGAAAAGTGGCGGCGCATAGCGCTCCGTTGCGAGCCGTTGAACCGGCAGGCAGCCTGCGAAGCGGTCCGGGCCATTTACGCACTTGCGGATTTGGGCGAACCGGAGATTGTCTTTTGTCCGAGTCCCTACGCGGCCACCCAGACCGAGATTTTTCAAAGCGGCAGCGAAGTTCCCCAGGCAGGCACCCTCTGGCACCGCCTCAGCTGGGCGTTGGGAGACGAGTTGGCCCGGCGGATGCGCCGTCGCTATGTCGAGCGGCTGCGCAAACAGCTCGAGGACAACCTCAAAAAGCACCTGGCCGGTCAGGTGTGGCGCAGCCTCGAAAACCAGTTGGTGGCCACCCTCGACGCTCGGGTGTGGGGGCTCTCGGCCAACAGCATCTCACCGGAAGGTTGGACGGCCCTGTGCTGCTACTTTGATTACTGCCACACTGTGCTGGGTTGTCCCCACGACCGCAACCAATGGCAAACGTTTTGTGCGGTGGTCCAAAGTTGTGGCTGGCTCTTTCCGTACCGTCGGGTGTGTCTGGTCAGCGAGCGACCGGTATCGTTGCACCTCGACGGGCGCGAGCGTCTGCACGCCGAGGGGGCACCGGCCCTGCGCTTTGCCGATGGTTTTGAAATCTACTCCTGGCACGGGGTGACGCTGCCTGAAAGCTACGGCCGGGTGCCCCCCGCCGAGTGGCGGCCCCACTGGATTCTCGAAGAAAACGACGCCGAATTGCGCCGGGTCTTAATCGAAGGTATCGGTTACGAACGCATCTGTCGGCAGTTGCAGGCCCGTCCGCTCGACCGCTGGCAAGAGTACAGCCTGCTCAAAGTCGAGCACATCGACGTCGAGCCGGTCTATCTGCTGCAGACGGGCTGTCCCGGCACCGGGGCCGTCCAGGTCCTCAGGGTGCCGCCGGAGTTCACAACCGCCCGCACCGCCGCCCGGTGGGCCAACGGGGGCAGCGATCCGGAAGAATTTCTGGTGCAGACCTAG
- a CDS encoding alpha/beta fold hydrolase encodes MQSSVTKWSWRGYPVAYTSAGEPHSDRPPLVLIHGFGASLGHWHRNLPVLAQEHPVFALDLVGFGASAKPSPAELAYTFETWGAQLADFVREVVGRPAILVGNSIGAIVALQAAVSAPEQTDSVVLINCSLRLLHERKRRTLPWLRRAGTPLLQRLLSVPAVGRFFFERLRRPESVRKILQQAYVRREAVTDELVEMLARPAADAGARAVFLAFINYASGPLAEDLLPEVRSPVLILWGKDDPWEPFALGRALADHPCVEKFVPIERAGHCPQDEAPEQVNAHLLAWGACRSSSLRQ; translated from the coding sequence ATGCAATCTTCCGTAACAAAGTGGTCCTGGCGCGGTTACCCGGTGGCCTACACGAGCGCCGGGGAGCCCCACAGCGACCGGCCGCCGCTGGTGCTCATCCATGGCTTCGGCGCCTCCCTCGGCCACTGGCACCGCAACCTGCCGGTCCTGGCGCAGGAGCACCCCGTCTTTGCGCTGGATCTGGTGGGTTTCGGGGCGAGTGCCAAGCCGAGCCCTGCCGAACTGGCCTACACCTTCGAGACCTGGGGCGCGCAGCTCGCCGATTTTGTGCGCGAGGTGGTAGGCAGGCCCGCCATCCTGGTCGGCAACTCGATTGGCGCCATCGTGGCGCTGCAGGCGGCGGTGAGCGCTCCCGAACAGACCGACAGCGTTGTTCTGATTAACTGTTCGCTGCGGCTGTTGCACGAGCGCAAGCGCCGGACGCTTCCCTGGCTGCGCCGCGCCGGGACGCCGCTGTTGCAGCGGTTGCTCTCGGTACCGGCGGTGGGGCGTTTCTTCTTTGAGCGGCTGCGCCGTCCCGAGAGCGTGCGCAAGATCCTCCAGCAAGCCTACGTGCGCCGCGAGGCGGTCACCGACGAACTGGTGGAAATGCTCGCCCGCCCGGCCGCCGATGCCGGGGCAAGGGCGGTGTTTCTGGCTTTCATCAATTATGCGAGCGGCCCGCTCGCTGAGGACTTGCTGCCCGAGGTACGCTCGCCGGTGCTCATCCTCTGGGGTAAAGACGACCCCTGGGAGCCCTTTGCCCTGGGCCGCGCTCTCGCGGACCACCCGTGCGTCGAGAAGTTCGTGCCCATCGAGCGGGCGGGCCACTGCCCGCAGGACGAAGCACCCGAACAAGTCAACGCCCACCTGCTCGCCTGGGGTGCCTGCCGGTCTTCTTCGCTGCGCCAGTAG
- a CDS encoding ATP-binding protein — MSCSPRPRPSPSGCCACSIRPPARCLPTPPVSSRWSGICFPNAIKFTPQGGRVEVRLVRTDGHVELSVSDTGQGIAAEALPRLFEPFWQVDAGTSKRHGGLGLGLAITRKLVEMHGGEIRAASDGVGQGTTFTLTLPLIDTARQGSHRVVGAAAAERPILLKDLSVLVVDAEPGICTLARSILEEHGAQVTTAASASEALAALRSTVPHILIADIALADIDGCTLLRKLRDSYQSAIPAVALTALAGAEDSERILAAGFQVHISKPLQPVRLAAAVANLTRRVAGKTDGVEPLSS, encoded by the coding sequence ATGTCGTGCAGCCCGCGGCCCAGGCCAAGTCCATCCGGCTGTTGCGCATGCTCGATCCGGCCGCCGGCCCGGTGCTTGCCGACGCCACCCGTATCCAGCAGGTGGTCTGGAATCTGCTTTCCAAATGCGATCAAATTCACCCCCCAGGGCGGGCGCGTCGAGGTCCGCCTGGTCCGCACCGACGGCCATGTCGAACTTTCGGTAAGCGACACCGGCCAAGGCATCGCCGCCGAAGCGCTGCCCCGGCTGTTCGAGCCTTTCTGGCAGGTCGACGCAGGCACCTCGAAGCGCCACGGCGGCTTGGGATTGGGGCTGGCTATCACCCGCAAACTGGTGGAGATGCACGGCGGTGAGATCCGCGCCGCCAGCGACGGGGTGGGGCAGGGGACGACCTTTACCCTGACGCTGCCTTTGATCGACACCGCCCGGCAAGGATCCCACCGCGTCGTCGGCGCGGCTGCGGCCGAGCGGCCGATACTGCTCAAAGATCTGTCGGTGCTGGTGGTCGACGCCGAGCCGGGTATTTGTACTCTGGCGCGCAGCATTCTGGAGGAGCACGGAGCACAGGTGACGACGGCCGCCTCCGCCTCCGAGGCCCTCGCTGCCCTCCGGAGCACCGTCCCCCATATCCTGATTGCCGACATTGCGCTTGCCGACATCGACGGGTGCACTTTGCTCCGCAAACTGCGCGATTCGTACCAAAGCGCTATCCCGGCGGTCGCCCTCACCGCCCTCGCCGGGGCTGAAGACTCCGAGCGGATCTTGGCTGCGGGTTTCCAGGTGCACATAAGCAAGCCGCTACAGCCGGTGCGGCTGGCCGCCGCCGTGGCGAACTTGACCAGACGGGTCGCGGGCAAAACCGACGGTGTCGAACCGCTCAGCAGTTGA
- the rnhA gene encoding ribonuclease HI, whose amino-acid sequence MFRIATDGACTGNPGPGGWAALVVGEGTYEEVFGFEPHTTNNRMEMRAVIEGLARVPADARVKVLTDSQYVIKGMSEWLPGWKRRGWITAAGKPVENQDLWEALERAAGRRVLWEHVRGHTGHPENERANTLAQTAARGGAPRAAPANGTTYLSLVDGRLSRSASWSACQALVQGVSGARYKKCRNRAEELDAVVAWGLPPAALVQLEG is encoded by the coding sequence ATGTTTCGGATTGCGACCGACGGGGCCTGCACCGGTAACCCCGGCCCCGGGGGATGGGCGGCCCTGGTGGTGGGGGAGGGCACCTACGAGGAAGTGTTCGGTTTTGAGCCGCACACCACCAACAACCGCATGGAAATGCGCGCCGTCATCGAAGGTCTGGCGCGCGTACCTGCGGACGCCAGGGTCAAGGTACTCACCGACAGCCAGTACGTGATTAAAGGCATGAGCGAGTGGCTGCCCGGCTGGAAGCGGCGCGGTTGGATCACCGCCGCCGGCAAACCCGTCGAGAACCAGGATCTATGGGAAGCGCTGGAGCGGGCGGCAGGAAGGCGCGTGCTCTGGGAGCACGTGCGCGGCCACACCGGCCACCCCGAGAACGAGCGGGCCAACACCCTCGCCCAGACGGCAGCCCGCGGCGGTGCTCCGCGGGCTGCGCCCGCAAACGGAACGACCTATCTGAGCCTGGTGGATGGGCGTCTCAGCCGCTCGGCCAGCTGGAGCGCCTGCCAGGCGCTGGTACAGGGCGTATCGGGGGCGCGCTACAAAAAGTGCCGCAACCGGGCGGAGGAATTGGACGCAGTTGTGGCTTGGGGACTGCCGCCCGCGGCACTCGTACAGCTGGAAGGTTAA
- the hisIE gene encoding bifunctional phosphoribosyl-AMP cyclohydrolase/phosphoribosyl-ATP diphosphatase HisIE, translating to MVHVREAARFDRDGLIPAVVQDVLDGTVLMVAWMNREALERTLETGESWFWSRSRQELWHKGATSGHRQKIKALRYDCDSDVLLLTVEQQGDIACHLGERSCFHRDAAGNYDPPPADTLSQVFRVVEERKAHPNPDSYTSRLLEAGSNQILKKIGEEATEVVMAAKDGERVAEEVADLWYHTLVLLAHTGVDILDVYRALQQRRR from the coding sequence TTGGTCCACGTACGGGAAGCCGCCCGCTTCGACCGCGACGGGCTCATCCCCGCCGTCGTGCAGGATGTGCTGGATGGCACGGTGCTGATGGTGGCCTGGATGAACCGCGAGGCGCTCGAACGCACACTCGAAACCGGCGAGAGCTGGTTCTGGAGCCGCTCGCGCCAGGAACTCTGGCACAAAGGCGCCACCTCCGGCCACCGGCAAAAAATCAAAGCGCTGCGCTACGACTGCGACAGCGACGTGCTGCTGCTCACCGTCGAGCAGCAGGGCGACATCGCCTGCCATCTGGGCGAGCGCAGTTGCTTTCATCGCGACGCGGCGGGCAACTACGACCCACCCCCGGCCGACACCCTCTCCCAGGTCTTCCGCGTCGTGGAGGAGCGCAAAGCCCATCCCAATCCCGATTCTTATACCAGCCGCCTGCTCGAAGCCGGATCCAACCAGATCCTCAAGAAAATCGGCGAGGAGGCGACCGAGGTGGTGATGGCCGCCAAAGACGGCGAGCGGGTGGCCGAAGAAGTGGCCGACCTCTGGTACCACACGCTGGTGCTGTTGGCCCACACGGGCGTCGATATTCTCGATGTCTACCGGGCGCTCCAGCAGCGCAGGCGCTGA
- a CDS encoding DUF885 domain-containing protein, giving the protein MHSSKASRWARAIGWAAAATFAVGVPAPAAPEAYPQLVDAYFKATFEVNPSFGTSAGFHEYDSRLENFAPATRTAWIARLKALMQAFEALDPASLNPAERNDREIVLASIRSNLLELERIQMWKRNPDLYPSSVTGSIFTLVKRNFAPPEERLRSVIAREEQIPAALEAARASLVNPPRIYTEIALQQLPGNVEFFKTTVPEAFAQVKDPALLARFKRANARTIAALRRYELFLKKDLLPRSKGNFAIGAERYRLKLLYDEMVDIPLDRMLEIGYAQLRKDQQALVETARRIDPAKSVREVLALVEDDHPTAKELLPAAQKQLDALRQFLVDKRIITVPGDVQAQVTETPPFLRALTFASMDTPGPYESKATEAYYNITLPDPQWPAKRQEDYLRGYNYPLLNTVSVHEVWPGHYTQFLWVKNNPDLSKVRKLITAGSNAEGWAHYTEQMMLDEGYGGGDPKLRFGQLIDALLRDCRYIVGIQMHTQGMTYDQAVDFFVKEGFQQRVNAEIESKRGTTDPTFLIYTLGKLQILKLRDDYRQKMGDQFTLLDFHDRYIRAGSPPIKIVRRELLGDDSPSL; this is encoded by the coding sequence ATGCACAGCAGCAAGGCAAGCCGGTGGGCAAGGGCGATCGGGTGGGCGGCGGCGGCAACTTTTGCTGTGGGAGTGCCGGCTCCCGCCGCCCCCGAAGCTTATCCCCAGCTTGTAGATGCGTACTTTAAGGCCACCTTCGAGGTCAACCCCAGTTTCGGCACCTCCGCGGGCTTCCACGAGTACGACAGTCGGCTGGAAAATTTTGCACCGGCCACCCGCACCGCCTGGATAGCCAGGCTCAAGGCATTGATGCAGGCTTTTGAGGCGCTCGACCCGGCAAGCCTCAATCCGGCCGAGCGCAACGACCGCGAGATCGTGCTCGCTTCGATCCGCTCGAATTTGCTCGAACTGGAGCGCATCCAGATGTGGAAGCGCAACCCGGACCTGTACCCGAGCTCCGTCACCGGCAGCATCTTCACCCTGGTCAAACGCAACTTCGCCCCGCCCGAGGAGCGGCTGCGCTCGGTGATCGCCCGCGAAGAGCAGATTCCTGCCGCCCTGGAAGCGGCCCGCGCGTCGCTGGTCAACCCGCCGCGCATCTACACCGAAATTGCTCTGCAGCAACTGCCGGGGAATGTCGAATTTTTCAAGACCACCGTGCCGGAGGCGTTTGCCCAGGTCAAAGACCCGGCCCTGCTTGCGCGCTTCAAGCGCGCCAATGCCCGCACGATCGCCGCCTTGCGCCGCTACGAACTGTTTCTCAAAAAAGATCTGCTCCCCCGCTCAAAAGGCAACTTCGCCATCGGGGCTGAGCGTTATCGCCTGAAATTGCTCTACGACGAGATGGTCGATATTCCCCTCGACCGGATGCTGGAAATCGGCTACGCCCAACTGCGCAAGGACCAGCAGGCACTGGTCGAGACCGCCAGGCGCATCGATCCCGCCAAATCCGTGCGCGAGGTGCTCGCCCTGGTCGAAGACGACCATCCCACCGCCAAAGAGCTGCTCCCCGCCGCCCAAAAGCAACTCGACGCGCTGCGCCAGTTTCTGGTGGATAAGCGGATCATCACCGTGCCCGGCGACGTGCAGGCCCAGGTGACCGAGACGCCGCCCTTCCTGCGCGCCCTCACGTTCGCATCGATGGACACCCCCGGCCCCTACGAGAGCAAGGCGACCGAGGCCTACTACAACATCACCCTGCCCGATCCACAGTGGCCCGCCAAGCGCCAGGAGGACTACCTGCGCGGCTACAACTATCCGCTGCTCAACACCGTTTCGGTGCACGAGGTCTGGCCCGGCCATTACACCCAGTTTTTGTGGGTCAAAAACAACCCGGATCTCTCGAAGGTGCGCAAGCTCATCACAGCCGGCTCCAACGCCGAGGGCTGGGCGCACTACACCGAGCAGATGATGCTCGACGAAGGCTACGGTGGCGGCGATCCGAAATTGCGCTTCGGCCAACTCATCGACGCGCTGTTGCGCGACTGCCGCTACATCGTGGGCATCCAGATGCACACCCAGGGCATGACCTACGATCAGGCGGTCGACTTTTTCGTCAAAGAAGGCTTCCAGCAGCGGGTGAACGCCGAAATCGAAAGCAAGCGCGGCACCACCGACCCGACCTTTCTTATCTATACCCTCGGCAAGCTGCAAATTCTCAAGCTGCGCGACGATTACCGCCAGAAAATGGGGGACCAATTTACGCTGCTCGATTTCCACGACCGCTATATCAGAGCCGGTTCGCCGCCCATCAAGATCGTGCGGCGCGAACTGCTCGGCGACGACAGCCCGAGTCTTTGA
- a CDS encoding RES family NAD+ phosphorylase codes for MQLWRLCQRKHLQTAFQGLGGLYAPGRWTPQGFRCVYTSESLALASLEVFVRLESDKIPLVAIRAFLAEGTTVQTIEPAMLPEDWQAVRAYPRLQAIGREWLESLRAAVLKVPSAIVPVEYNYLLNPAHPELQLRTDPPQQFRFDRRMWQPRNH; via the coding sequence GTGCAACTGTGGCGGCTTTGCCAGCGCAAACACCTGCAAACAGCTTTCCAGGGTCTGGGTGGTCTGTACGCGCCGGGACGATGGACGCCGCAGGGTTTTCGGTGCGTGTACACCTCCGAAAGCCTGGCCCTAGCCAGTCTGGAGGTGTTTGTGCGCTTAGAGAGCGACAAAATTCCGCTCGTGGCCATCCGGGCATTTCTGGCCGAGGGAACGACCGTCCAGACGATCGAACCGGCCATGCTGCCGGAGGATTGGCAAGCAGTCCGTGCCTACCCACGCCTGCAGGCGATCGGTCGAGAATGGCTGGAGTCGCTGAGGGCAGCGGTTTTGAAGGTGCCCTCGGCCATTGTTCCTGTCGAGTACAACTACCTCCTCAACCCCGCCCATCCCGAATTGCAACTGCGCACCGACCCGCCCCAACAATTCCGTTTCGACCGGCGCATGTGGCAGCCCCGCAACCATTGA
- a CDS encoding efflux RND transporter periplasmic adaptor subunit has translation MPSSTTPKVIAGLVAGGLLIGGLFALGLLPRLTRQQELLAAANEAASETSTVTLTQPTRAAVPAPLRLPGNIQALQETVINARSEGYLRRRLVDIGDRVRSGQLLAEIDTPELDQQVSELRSTVAQARADLQQQQANLSLARTTFERWRTLREERAVSQQDVDERESAYRAQMATVEARRANLRARQADLDRQVALQNFKQVRAPFSGIVTARNVDTGALIAAGSSQSGLFRVAKTERLRIFIDVPQTFAPAIRPGQSARIFVQEYPRPFEGRVTRTAGALDPAARTLRTEVQLDNRDGRLLPGMYAQVEIAGRQVSPPLTIPANTLLVRTGSTQVAVVGTDHVVRFRRVGLGRDLGETIEVVSGLTGNERLVVNPGDDIAEGKKVEVTPTRA, from the coding sequence ATGCCTTCTTCGACAACGCCCAAGGTTATTGCCGGCCTCGTCGCAGGCGGTCTGCTGATTGGGGGGCTGTTTGCCCTGGGCCTGCTTCCCCGCCTCACCCGACAGCAGGAGTTGCTGGCTGCCGCAAACGAAGCGGCAAGCGAGACCAGCACCGTAACGCTGACCCAACCGACCCGCGCGGCCGTCCCGGCTCCTCTGCGCCTCCCCGGCAACATCCAGGCGCTGCAGGAAACGGTGATCAACGCCCGCTCCGAAGGCTACCTGCGCCGCCGCCTGGTCGATATCGGCGATCGGGTGCGCTCGGGCCAACTGCTGGCCGAGATCGACACCCCCGAACTCGATCAGCAAGTCAGTGAACTGCGCTCGACCGTCGCCCAGGCCCGCGCCGATCTCCAGCAGCAGCAGGCCAATTTGTCCCTGGCGCGCACCACCTTCGAGCGCTGGCGCACTCTGCGCGAGGAGCGGGCCGTCTCCCAACAGGATGTCGATGAACGCGAATCGGCCTACCGGGCGCAAATGGCGACGGTCGAAGCCCGGCGCGCCAACCTGCGCGCCCGCCAGGCGGATCTCGACCGGCAGGTGGCCTTACAAAACTTCAAGCAGGTGCGCGCCCCCTTTTCGGGCATCGTCACCGCCCGCAACGTCGATACCGGGGCGCTCATTGCCGCGGGCAGCAGCCAGAGCGGCTTGTTTCGGGTCGCCAAGACCGAGCGGTTGCGCATCTTTATCGATGTGCCCCAGACCTTCGCTCCAGCCATCCGTCCCGGCCAGAGCGCCCGGATCTTTGTCCAGGAATACCCGCGCCCCTTCGAAGGTCGGGTGACGCGCACGGCGGGTGCTCTCGACCCGGCAGCGCGCACGCTGCGCACCGAGGTGCAACTCGACAACCGCGACGGACGGCTGCTGCCGGGCATGTACGCCCAGGTGGAGATCGCAGGCCGGCAGGTCAGCCCACCGCTCACCATCCCGGCCAATACGCTGCTGGTGCGCACCGGCAGTACGCAGGTAGCGGTGGTGGGCACCGACCATGTCGTGCGCTTTCGCCGGGTGGGCCTCGGGCGCGATCTCGGTGAGACGATAGAGGTCGTTTCGGGCCTGACCGGCAACGAGCGGCTGGTGGTCAATCCGGGCGACGACATCGCCGAGGGCAAAAAAGTTGAAGTTACCCCGACGCGGGCGTAG
- a CDS encoding antitoxin Xre/MbcA/ParS toxin-binding domain-containing protein has protein sequence MSNAVGRSRPVSGNAAKPGAGSLEQAAAVDSYQAVKVLSTRFSLSRKQVKEIFGISERTQYRYERENPVLKPSVGDRLKRFRRILAQAVDLFEDEVEAERWLATSKVDLEGLAPLDLLGTDEGSKRVEQMLYRAEYGIFG, from the coding sequence ATGAGCAACGCCGTAGGACGTTCGCGTCCGGTATCGGGCAATGCCGCAAAGCCGGGCGCAGGATCTTTGGAGCAAGCGGCGGCGGTCGACAGCTACCAGGCTGTCAAAGTCTTGTCCACCCGATTCTCGCTCAGTAGAAAACAGGTCAAAGAGATCTTCGGCATCTCCGAGCGAACCCAGTACCGCTATGAGCGGGAAAATCCTGTGCTCAAGCCGTCGGTTGGTGATAGGTTGAAGCGTTTCCGGCGTATCCTGGCCCAGGCTGTCGATTTGTTCGAGGACGAAGTGGAGGCCGAGCGGTGGCTTGCAACCTCGAAAGTGGACCTGGAAGGTCTGGCTCCCCTCGATCTACTGGGTACGGACGAAGGGAGCAAGCGGGTGGAGCAGATGTTGTACCGCGCCGAGTACGGAATTTTCGGATAG
- a CDS encoding PhoH family protein, translating into MPDSLTIHLPDIPSTLNLAGPAEENLRLLEAKTGAQLVLRGQDLVIAGTDEQIQRSQQIIQHLENLWQRGRRIGNIDLANAERAVSTGRTEELQRLQRTVVAVNRRGEPLYTRTFGQWHYVQAIARNDLTFGIGPAGTGKTYLAAVQAVLALQERRVERIILTRPAVEAGERLGFLPGDLQAKVSPYLRPLYDALYDFMEPERLMQLMEKGTIEVAPLAYMRGRTLSNAFVILDEAQNTTAEQMKMMLTRLGNASKMVVTGDLTQTDLPAGSRSGLALARRILSGVRGIAFCEFGREDVVRHPLVQRIVEAYEQFEAIQSSKS; encoded by the coding sequence ATGCCCGACAGCCTGACCATCCACCTGCCCGATATCCCGAGTACGCTCAACCTGGCCGGTCCCGCCGAAGAAAATTTGCGTCTACTGGAGGCAAAAACGGGAGCCCAACTGGTGTTGCGCGGTCAGGATCTAGTCATTGCCGGGACGGACGAGCAGATCCAGCGCTCGCAGCAGATTATCCAGCATCTCGAAAATCTCTGGCAGCGCGGCAGGCGCATCGGCAACATCGATCTTGCCAATGCGGAGCGGGCGGTGAGCACCGGTCGCACCGAGGAACTCCAGCGTCTGCAGCGCACCGTGGTGGCCGTCAACCGCCGCGGCGAACCCCTCTATACCCGCACCTTCGGCCAGTGGCACTACGTGCAGGCTATTGCCCGCAACGATCTCACCTTCGGCATCGGTCCGGCGGGCACCGGCAAGACCTATCTGGCGGCGGTGCAGGCGGTGCTCGCCCTGCAGGAGCGGCGCGTCGAGCGCATCATCCTCACCCGCCCGGCGGTGGAGGCGGGCGAACGGCTGGGGTTTTTGCCGGGGGATCTGCAGGCAAAGGTCAGTCCCTACCTGCGCCCCCTCTACGACGCGCTCTACGACTTTATGGAACCCGAGCGGCTGATGCAGCTGATGGAAAAAGGCACCATCGAGGTGGCTCCCCTCGCCTACATGCGCGGCCGGACACTGAGTAATGCCTTTGTGATTCTCGATGAAGCCCAGAACACGACCGCCGAGCAGATGAAGATGATGCTCACCCGGCTCGGCAACGCCTCGAAGATGGTCGTCACCGGCGATCTGACCCAGACGGATCTGCCCGCGGGCAGCCGCTCGGGGCTCGCCCTCGCCCGGCGCATCCTCTCGGGGGTACGGGGGATCGCCTTTTGCGAGTTCGGCCGCGAAGATGTCGTGCGCCACCCGCTCGTGCAGCGCATCGTCGAAGCTTACGAACAATTCGAAGCGATCCAGTCAAGCAAATCGTGA